In Streptomyces hawaiiensis, one genomic interval encodes:
- a CDS encoding sensor histidine kinase produces MSDAASAYHWERSFRLWDTYFALIWVATVAYVLATEQPGWPLRAVAAALLVPLVPLYVVAGRRLIRGDPPDQRQAIGYLAAALALFLPSAVLAGETRVLTFALIPQCFMTLRLRSALVAVAVMNLVPVAGWALLWWPGAREVAFDVLFSVVTLVFSVAVGSWVIRIIEQSQERAELIAELDASRHEVGRLSEAHGALAERERLAREIHDTLAQGFTSVVMLIQAVEAELEHDVPEARRHLRLMDETARQNLAEARALVAGGAPADLEGASLPDALRRLAARHDAVLEVTGPVRTLPAGPEVVALRACQEALANARKHAGASVAVGVSLAYADDSLTVSVRDDGRGFDPAAVRGGYGLAGLRARAAEVGGTAEVRSAPGDGTDVTVRLPVVRRRTP; encoded by the coding sequence ATGAGCGATGCCGCGAGCGCCTACCACTGGGAGCGCTCGTTCCGGCTCTGGGACACGTACTTCGCGCTGATCTGGGTGGCCACGGTGGCCTATGTGCTGGCCACGGAGCAGCCCGGCTGGCCGCTGCGCGCGGTCGCGGCGGCGCTGCTCGTGCCGCTCGTCCCGCTGTACGTGGTGGCCGGGCGGCGTCTGATCCGGGGCGATCCGCCCGACCAGCGGCAGGCGATCGGCTATCTGGCGGCGGCGCTGGCGCTGTTCCTGCCGTCGGCGGTGCTCGCCGGTGAGACGCGGGTGCTGACCTTCGCCCTGATCCCGCAGTGCTTCATGACGCTGCGGTTGCGGTCGGCGCTGGTGGCGGTGGCCGTGATGAACCTAGTGCCCGTGGCGGGCTGGGCGCTGCTGTGGTGGCCCGGAGCGCGGGAGGTGGCCTTCGACGTGCTGTTCTCGGTGGTCACCCTGGTGTTCTCGGTGGCCGTCGGCAGCTGGGTCATCCGGATCATCGAGCAGAGCCAGGAGCGGGCGGAGTTGATCGCGGAGCTGGACGCGAGCCGCCATGAGGTCGGCCGGTTGTCCGAGGCCCATGGGGCGCTGGCCGAGCGGGAGCGGCTGGCTCGGGAGATCCACGACACGCTGGCGCAGGGGTTCACCAGTGTGGTGATGCTGATCCAGGCGGTCGAGGCGGAGCTGGAGCACGACGTGCCCGAGGCACGGCGTCATCTGCGGCTGATGGACGAGACCGCCCGGCAGAACCTCGCCGAGGCCCGGGCCCTGGTCGCCGGGGGCGCGCCGGCCGACCTGGAGGGCGCGTCCCTGCCGGACGCGCTGCGGCGGCTCGCCGCGCGCCATGACGCGGTGCTGGAGGTGACCGGCCCGGTCCGCACGCTGCCCGCCGGCCCGGAGGTGGTCGCGCTGCGCGCCTGCCAGGAGGCGCTGGCGAACGCCCGTAAGCACGCGGGGGCTTCGGTGGCGGTCGGCGTGTCACTGGCGTACGCCGACGACTCGCTGACGGTGTCGGTACGGGACGACGGCCGCGGGTTTGATCCCGCTGCCGTCCGCGGCGGGTACGGTCTCGCGGGGCTGCGGGCCCGGGCCGCCGAGGTGGGTGGCACCGCCGAGGTGCGCAGCGCCCCGGGGGACGGCACGGACGTGACCGTCCGGCTGCCGGTCGTGAGGAGGCGGACACCGTGA
- a CDS encoding MBL fold metallo-hydrolase — protein MLIAGFPAGAWGTNCYLVAPAAGEECVIIDPGHQAADGVAEAIAKHRLKPVAVVLTHGHIDHVASVVPVCGAHDVPAWIHPDDRYMMSDPEKALGRSIGMPLMGELTVGEPDDVKELADGAKLELAGLELSVAHAPGHTKGSVTFGMPEAADIPPLLFSGDLLFAGSIGRTDLPGGDMAEMLDSLARVCLPLEDSTVVLSGHGPQTTIGQERATNPYLRQVAAGQGASPAPRRGM, from the coding sequence GTGCTCATTGCCGGGTTCCCCGCCGGGGCCTGGGGGACGAACTGCTACCTCGTCGCCCCCGCCGCCGGTGAGGAGTGCGTGATCATCGACCCCGGCCATCAGGCCGCCGACGGCGTCGCCGAAGCGATCGCCAAGCATCGGCTCAAGCCCGTCGCCGTCGTCCTCACCCACGGCCACATCGACCACGTCGCCTCGGTCGTCCCGGTGTGCGGCGCGCACGACGTGCCGGCCTGGATCCACCCCGACGACCGGTACATGATGAGCGACCCCGAGAAGGCGCTCGGCCGCTCCATCGGGATGCCGCTGATGGGCGAGCTGACCGTGGGGGAGCCCGACGACGTCAAGGAGCTGGCCGACGGGGCGAAGCTGGAGCTGGCGGGCCTGGAGCTGTCCGTCGCGCACGCGCCCGGCCATACCAAGGGGTCGGTGACCTTCGGCATGCCCGAGGCGGCGGACATCCCGCCGCTCCTCTTCTCGGGCGACCTGCTGTTCGCCGGCTCCATCGGACGCACCGACCTGCCCGGCGGTGACATGGCCGAGATGCTCGACTCGCTGGCCCGCGTGTGCCTGCCGCTCGAGGACTCGACCGTGGTGCTGTCCGGCCACGGCCCCCAGACGACCATCGGCCAGGAGCGCGCCACCAACCCGTATCTGCGGCAGGTGGCGGCCGGCCAGGGAGCATCCCCGGCTCCCCGACGAGGAATGTGA
- a CDS encoding peptidylprolyl isomerase: MVSQEQRRRQLAREKFLRQQQRRTDARRKARIRNSVIASALGVIVVLSVTVFLTKPFEDNGKTENANADVTPSATPSKAPDPCEKPAPGKVKSETWKKEPAMTIDESAKYTMKLDTTCGEIDVALKASAAPHTVNSFNFLLAKGYLDHSKCHRLTSQGIYVLQCGDPKGTGMGGPGYTIPDENLKDKSLKGGMYPAGTVAMANQYNAQTKQGRNSGGSQFFLVYQDSQLPADYTPFGTVSEAGMKVLKKIADAGAQAPDPQTGNTAPNATVVINKATITKS, translated from the coding sequence GTGGTCAGCCAGGAACAGCGGCGGCGTCAGCTCGCCCGGGAGAAGTTCTTGCGGCAGCAGCAGCGACGCACGGACGCGCGACGCAAGGCCCGTATCCGCAACTCCGTGATCGCTTCGGCTCTCGGTGTGATCGTGGTGCTCTCGGTGACGGTCTTCCTGACCAAGCCGTTCGAGGACAACGGCAAGACGGAGAACGCGAACGCGGACGTCACGCCGAGCGCCACTCCCAGCAAGGCCCCGGATCCGTGCGAGAAGCCGGCCCCGGGCAAGGTCAAGTCGGAGACCTGGAAGAAGGAACCGGCGATGACCATCGACGAGTCGGCGAAGTACACGATGAAGCTGGACACGACATGCGGCGAGATAGACGTCGCGCTGAAGGCGTCAGCGGCCCCGCACACCGTCAACTCGTTCAACTTCCTGCTCGCCAAGGGCTACTTGGACCACAGCAAGTGCCACCGGCTCACGAGCCAGGGCATTTACGTCCTGCAGTGCGGCGACCCGAAGGGCACCGGCATGGGCGGACCGGGCTACACCATCCCGGACGAGAACCTCAAGGACAAGAGCCTCAAGGGCGGGATGTACCCGGCGGGCACGGTCGCGATGGCGAACCAGTACAACGCCCAGACGAAGCAGGGCCGCAACAGCGGCGGCAGCCAGTTCTTCCTCGTCTACCAGGACAGTCAGCTGCCGGCCGACTACACACCGTTCGGAACGGTGTCCGAGGCGGGCATGAAGGTCCTGAAGAAAATCGCCGACGCCGGAGCACAGGCCCCAGACCCTCAGACGGGCAATACGGCACCCAACGCGACGGTCGTGATCAACAAGGCCACGATCACGAAATCCTGA
- a CDS encoding ABC transporter permease: protein MSTTVVRERGEVGVGRLPGAWGLGLRRGALEIRQFFRQRDQVVFTFAFPVVLLFLFASIFRDDVEGAGITASQLYVPAMMAAGIMSTSFQALGISIAIEREDKVLRRLRGTPMPPAAYFLGKIWLVLFTGLLETAILLLVGTTCYGVDLPADAGRWFDLAWIFVLGITACALLGIAISSVPSSANSASSVVVLPFLVLQFISGVYIAIGTIPDWMLTIGALFPLKWMCQGLRGVFLPESAQVLEQAGSWEPGRVALVLAAWCVGGLALCLLTFRWKDRRAG from the coding sequence GTGAGCACGACCGTCGTACGGGAGCGCGGTGAGGTCGGCGTCGGACGGCTGCCCGGCGCGTGGGGGCTCGGGCTGCGGCGGGGCGCCCTGGAGATCAGGCAGTTCTTCCGCCAGCGCGACCAGGTGGTGTTCACGTTCGCCTTCCCGGTGGTCCTCCTGTTCCTGTTCGCGTCGATCTTCCGGGACGACGTGGAGGGCGCGGGTATCACCGCCTCGCAGCTGTACGTGCCGGCGATGATGGCCGCCGGGATCATGTCGACGAGCTTCCAGGCGCTCGGCATCTCGATCGCGATCGAGCGGGAGGACAAGGTGCTGCGCCGGCTGCGGGGCACGCCGATGCCGCCGGCGGCCTACTTTCTCGGCAAGATCTGGCTGGTTCTCTTCACCGGTCTGCTGGAGACGGCGATCCTCCTCCTCGTCGGCACGACCTGCTACGGCGTGGACCTGCCCGCGGACGCGGGCCGCTGGTTCGACCTGGCGTGGATCTTCGTGCTGGGCATCACCGCCTGTGCTCTGCTCGGCATCGCGATCAGCTCGGTCCCGAGCTCCGCGAACAGCGCGAGTTCGGTGGTCGTCCTGCCCTTTCTGGTGCTGCAGTTCATCTCCGGGGTGTACATCGCCATCGGCACCATCCCGGACTGGATGCTGACCATCGGCGCGCTCTTCCCGCTGAAGTGGATGTGCCAGGGGCTGCGCGGGGTGTTCCTGCCGGAGTCCGCGCAGGTGCTGGAGCAGGCGGGGAGCTGGGAGCCGGGGCGCGTGGCTCTGGTGCTGGCCGCCTGGTGCGTCGGAGGATTGGCCCTGTGTCTGCTGACGTTCCGCTGGAAGGACCGGCGCGCCGGATGA
- the relA gene encoding GTP pyrophosphokinase: MPDEAQHLTAAKPESASAAAAKPAPNAPHAKNDTRGPVEHAQAAPVDKPAEQTRPKPNPPAVRQGAGQPARSGSSNRVRARLARLGVQRANPYNPVLEPLLRIVRGNDPKIETSTLRQIERAYQVAERWHRGQKRKSGDPYITHPLAVTTILAELGMDPATLMAGLLHDTVEDTEYGLDDLRRDFGDVVTLLVDGVTKLDKVKFGEAAQAETVRKMVVAMAKDPRVLVIKLADRLHNMRTMRYLKREKQEKKARETLEIYAPLAHRLGMNTIKWELEDLAFAILYPKMYDEIVRLVAERAPKRDEYLAIVTDEVQQDLRAARIKATVTGRPKHYYSVYQKMIVRGRDFAEIYDLVGIRVLVDTVRDCYAALGTVHARWNPVPGRFKDYIAMPKFNMYQSLHTTVIGPGGKPVELQIRTFDMHRRAEYGIAAHWKYKQEAVAGASKVRSDAPKSSGKGKDDHLNDMAWLRQLLDWQKETEDPGEFLESLRFDLSRNEVFVFTPKGDVIALPAGATPVDFAYAVHTEVGHRTIGARVNGRLVPLESTLDNGDLVEVFTSKAAGAGPSRDWLGFVKSPRARNKIRAWFSKERRDEAIEQGKDSIVRAMRKQNLPIQRILTGDSLVTLAHEMRYADISALYAAIGEGHVSAQNIVQKLVQALGGEEAATEEIDESVPPAPGRSRKRRSSADPGVVVKGVDDVWVKLARCCTPVPGDPIIGFVTRGSGVSVHRSDCVNVDSLSREPERILEVEWAPTQSSVFLVAIQVEALDRSRLLSDVTRVLSDQHVNILSAAVQTSRDRVATSRFTFEMGDPKHLGHVLKAVRGVEGVYDVYRVTSARSRS; this comes from the coding sequence TTGCCAGACGAGGCCCAGCACCTGACCGCCGCCAAGCCCGAGTCCGCCTCGGCAGCCGCGGCGAAGCCCGCGCCGAACGCGCCCCACGCGAAGAACGACACCCGCGGGCCGGTCGAGCACGCCCAGGCGGCACCGGTCGACAAGCCCGCCGAGCAGACGCGGCCCAAGCCCAACCCGCCCGCGGTGCGTCAGGGCGCCGGACAGCCGGCCCGCTCCGGCTCCTCCAACCGCGTCCGCGCCCGTCTGGCCCGGCTCGGTGTGCAGCGCGCGAACCCGTACAACCCGGTGCTGGAGCCGCTGCTGCGGATAGTGCGCGGCAACGACCCGAAGATCGAGACGTCGACGCTCCGCCAGATCGAGCGCGCCTACCAGGTCGCCGAGCGCTGGCACCGCGGCCAGAAGCGCAAGAGCGGCGACCCGTACATCACGCACCCCCTCGCCGTGACGACCATCCTCGCCGAGCTGGGCATGGATCCGGCCACGCTGATGGCCGGCCTGCTGCACGACACGGTCGAGGACACCGAGTACGGCCTGGACGACCTGCGCCGCGACTTCGGCGACGTCGTCACCCTGCTCGTCGACGGCGTCACCAAGCTCGACAAGGTCAAGTTCGGCGAGGCCGCGCAGGCCGAGACCGTCCGCAAGATGGTCGTCGCCATGGCCAAGGACCCGCGCGTCCTGGTCATCAAGCTCGCCGACCGCCTGCACAACATGCGCACCATGCGCTACCTCAAGCGCGAGAAGCAGGAGAAGAAGGCGCGCGAGACCCTGGAGATCTACGCGCCGCTCGCCCACCGCCTGGGCATGAACACCATCAAGTGGGAGCTGGAGGACCTCGCCTTCGCGATCCTCTACCCCAAGATGTACGACGAGATCGTCCGCCTGGTCGCCGAGCGCGCCCCGAAGCGCGACGAGTACCTCGCGATCGTCACCGACGAGGTCCAGCAGGACCTGCGGGCGGCCCGCATCAAGGCGACCGTCACCGGCCGCCCCAAGCACTACTACAGCGTCTACCAGAAGATGATCGTCCGCGGCCGGGACTTCGCGGAGATCTACGACCTGGTGGGCATCCGCGTCCTCGTGGACACCGTCCGCGACTGCTACGCGGCCCTCGGCACGGTGCACGCGCGATGGAACCCGGTCCCCGGCCGGTTCAAGGACTACATCGCGATGCCCAAGTTCAACATGTACCAGTCGCTGCACACGACGGTCATCGGCCCCGGCGGCAAACCGGTCGAGCTGCAGATCCGCACGTTCGACATGCACCGCCGCGCCGAGTACGGCATCGCCGCGCACTGGAAGTACAAGCAGGAGGCCGTCGCCGGCGCCTCGAAGGTGCGCTCCGACGCCCCCAAGTCGTCCGGCAAGGGCAAGGACGACCACCTCAACGACATGGCCTGGCTGCGGCAGCTCCTGGACTGGCAGAAGGAGACCGAGGACCCGGGCGAGTTCCTGGAGTCCCTGCGCTTCGACCTCTCCCGCAACGAGGTCTTCGTCTTCACCCCCAAGGGCGACGTCATAGCGCTCCCGGCCGGGGCCACCCCGGTCGACTTCGCCTACGCGGTGCACACCGAGGTCGGGCACCGCACGATAGGCGCCCGCGTCAACGGCCGGCTGGTCCCGCTGGAGTCCACCCTCGACAACGGCGACCTGGTGGAGGTCTTCACCTCCAAGGCGGCCGGCGCCGGTCCCTCCCGCGACTGGCTCGGCTTCGTCAAGTCACCGCGTGCCCGCAACAAGATCCGGGCCTGGTTCTCCAAGGAACGCCGCGACGAGGCGATCGAGCAGGGCAAGGACTCCATCGTCCGCGCGATGCGCAAGCAGAACCTGCCGATCCAGCGCATCCTGACCGGCGACTCCCTGGTGACCCTCGCGCACGAGATGCGCTACGCCGACATCTCCGCGCTGTACGCGGCGATCGGCGAGGGCCACGTCTCCGCACAGAACATCGTGCAGAAACTGGTCCAGGCCCTGGGCGGCGAGGAGGCCGCCACCGAGGAGATCGACGAGTCGGTCCCGCCGGCCCCCGGCCGCAGCCGCAAGCGCCGCTCCAGCGCCGACCCGGGCGTCGTCGTCAAGGGCGTCGACGACGTGTGGGTCAAGCTGGCCCGCTGCTGTACACCCGTCCCGGGCGACCCCATCATCGGCTTCGTCACCCGCGGCAGTGGCGTATCGGTTCACCGCAGCGACTGCGTGAACGTCGACTCACTGTCCCGGGAGCCCGAGCGCATCCTCGAGGTCGAGTGGGCGCCCACCCAGTCCTCGGTCTTCCTGGTCGCCATCCAGGTCGAGGCCCTGGACCGCTCCCGGCTGCTCTCGGACGTCACCCGTGTGCTGTCCGACCAGCACGTCAACATCCTCTCCGCGGCCGTCCAGACCTCCCGCGACCGCGTTGCCACCTCCCGCTTCACCTTCGAGATGGGCGACCCGAAGCACCTCGGCCATGTGCTCAAGGCGGTCCGGGGCGTGGAGGGCGTCTACGACGTGTACCGAGTGACGTCGGCGCGCAGCAGGTCGTAG
- a CDS encoding adenine phosphoribosyltransferase, with product MTDIRELLLSRIRDVADYPEPGVMFKDITPLLADPAAFTALTDALAEIAERTGATKVVGLEARGFILGAPVAVRAGLGFIPVRKAGKLPGATLAQAYDLEYGSAEIEVHAEDLAAEDRVLIVDDVLATGGTAEASVQLIRRAGAEVAGLAVLMELGFLSGRARLEPALNGAPLEALLTV from the coding sequence ATGACCGACATCAGGGAGCTGCTGCTCAGCCGCATCCGCGACGTGGCCGACTACCCGGAGCCGGGCGTGATGTTCAAGGACATCACCCCGCTCCTGGCGGACCCGGCGGCGTTCACCGCCCTGACCGACGCCCTCGCCGAGATCGCCGAGCGCACCGGCGCCACCAAGGTCGTCGGCCTGGAGGCCCGCGGCTTCATCCTCGGCGCCCCGGTCGCCGTCCGCGCCGGCCTCGGCTTCATCCCCGTACGCAAGGCGGGCAAGCTCCCCGGAGCCACCCTCGCCCAGGCCTACGACCTGGAGTACGGCTCCGCGGAGATCGAGGTGCACGCCGAGGACCTCGCCGCCGAGGACCGCGTCCTGATCGTCGACGACGTGCTCGCCACCGGCGGCACCGCCGAGGCCTCGGTCCAGCTCATCCGCCGGGCCGGCGCCGAGGTCGCCGGTCTCGCCGTCCTCATGGAGCTCGGCTTCCTGAGCGGCCGCGCCCGCCTGGAGCCGGCGCTGAACGGTGCCCCGCTGGAGGCGCTGCTCACGGTCTAG
- a CDS encoding response regulator: MIRIILADDHPVVREGLRAMLSAESDLEVVADASSGPQAEALAAELRPDIVLMDLRMPGGSGVDSIVRMAGAGLPCRVVVLTTYETDRDILRAVEAGAAGYLLKDLPRAELAEAVRAAARGETVLAPSVAARLVDQLRTRPERPRLSERETAVLRLVAEGCTNAEIGRRLYIGESTVKTYLLRVFGKLGVDDRTAAVTSAMRYGLLEQ, encoded by the coding sequence GTGATCCGGATCATCCTGGCCGACGACCATCCCGTCGTGCGGGAGGGGCTGCGGGCGATGCTCAGTGCGGAGTCCGACCTGGAGGTCGTCGCCGACGCGTCCAGCGGGCCGCAGGCGGAGGCGCTGGCGGCGGAGCTGCGGCCGGACATCGTGCTGATGGACCTGCGGATGCCGGGTGGCTCGGGCGTGGACTCCATCGTGCGGATGGCCGGGGCCGGGCTCCCCTGCCGGGTGGTGGTCCTGACGACGTACGAGACGGACCGGGACATCCTGCGAGCGGTGGAGGCAGGGGCCGCGGGCTACCTGCTGAAGGACCTGCCGCGGGCGGAGCTGGCGGAGGCCGTGCGGGCCGCTGCGCGCGGCGAGACGGTCCTGGCCCCGTCGGTGGCGGCCCGGCTCGTCGACCAGCTGAGGACGAGGCCGGAACGGCCACGGCTGTCGGAACGCGAGACGGCCGTGCTGCGGCTGGTGGCCGAGGGCTGCACGAACGCGGAGATCGGACGCAGGTTGTACATCGGGGAGTCGACGGTGAAGACGTATCTGCTGCGGGTCTTCGGCAAGTTGGGAGTGGACGACCGGACCGCGGCCGTCACCAGCGCGATGCGGTACGGGCTGCTGGAGCAGTGA
- the hisS gene encoding histidine--tRNA ligase: protein MSTFKAPKGTYDLIPPDSAKYLAVREAIAAPLRDSGYGYIETPGFENVELFARGVGESTDIVTKEMYAFETKGGDRLALRPEGTASVLRAALEANLHKAGNLPVKLWYSGSYYRYERPQKGRYRHFSQVGAEAIGAEDPALDAELLILADQAYRSLGLSNFRILLNSLGDQECRPVYRSALQEFLRGLDLDEDTLRRAEINPLRVLDDKRESVQKQLGDAPLLRDYLCDACKAYHEEVRELITAAGVSFEDDPKLVRGLDYYTRTTFEFVHDGLGSQSAVGGGGRYDGLSEMIGGPALPSVGWALGVDRTVLALEAEGVELELPATTSVFAVPLGEEARRVLFAKVTELRKNGIAADFSYGAKGLKGAMKNANRSGARYTVVAGERDLADGVVQLKDMESGEQTAVGVNEIVAELEARLG from the coding sequence GTGAGCACCTTCAAGGCCCCCAAGGGCACCTACGACCTGATCCCGCCGGACAGCGCCAAGTACCTCGCCGTCCGTGAGGCGATCGCCGCTCCGCTGCGCGACTCCGGCTACGGCTACATCGAGACGCCGGGCTTCGAGAACGTCGAGCTCTTCGCGCGCGGGGTCGGCGAGTCCACCGACATCGTCACCAAGGAGATGTACGCCTTCGAGACCAAGGGCGGCGACCGGCTCGCCCTGCGCCCCGAAGGCACCGCGTCCGTCCTGCGCGCGGCGCTGGAGGCCAACCTGCACAAGGCCGGCAACCTCCCGGTCAAGCTCTGGTACTCCGGCTCGTACTACCGCTACGAGCGTCCCCAGAAGGGCCGCTACCGCCACTTCTCCCAGGTCGGTGCCGAGGCGATCGGCGCGGAGGACCCGGCGCTGGACGCCGAGCTGCTCATCCTGGCCGACCAGGCGTACCGCTCGCTGGGCCTGAGTAACTTCCGGATCCTGCTCAACAGCCTGGGCGACCAGGAGTGCCGCCCCGTCTACCGGTCGGCGCTGCAGGAGTTCCTGCGCGGTCTGGACCTGGACGAGGACACCCTGCGGCGTGCGGAGATCAACCCGCTGCGCGTCCTGGACGACAAGCGCGAGTCGGTCCAGAAGCAGCTCGGGGACGCGCCGCTGCTGCGCGACTACCTGTGCGACGCGTGCAAGGCGTACCACGAGGAGGTACGCGAGCTGATCACGGCGGCGGGCGTCTCCTTCGAGGACGACCCGAAGCTGGTCCGGGGCCTGGACTACTACACCCGCACCACCTTCGAGTTCGTCCACGACGGCCTCGGCTCGCAGTCCGCGGTGGGCGGCGGTGGCCGCTACGACGGCCTGTCCGAGATGATCGGCGGCCCCGCGCTGCCGTCCGTCGGCTGGGCCCTCGGCGTTGACCGCACTGTCCTCGCCCTGGAGGCGGAGGGCGTCGAGCTCGAACTGCCCGCCACCACCAGTGTGTTCGCCGTCCCGCTCGGCGAGGAGGCCCGCCGGGTCCTGTTCGCCAAGGTCACGGAGCTGCGCAAGAACGGCATCGCTGCCGACTTCTCCTACGGCGCCAAGGGCCTCAAGGGCGCGATGAAGAACGCCAACCGCAGCGGCGCCCGCTACACGGTCGTCGCCGGCGAACGCGACCTCGCCGACGGCGTCGTCCAGCTCAAGGACATGGAGTCGGGCGAGCAGACGGCGGTGGGCGTGAACGAGATCGTCGCCGAGCTGGAAGCCCGGCTCGGCTGA
- a CDS encoding DUF349 domain-containing protein, with protein sequence MSSDPWGRVDETGTVYVRTADGEQVVGSWQAGSPEEALAYFERKYEGLVVEIGLLEKRVKTTDLSAKDAQAAIDHIREQVDAHHVVGDLDALRVRLDKLVELVEARREERKAQRAKQSDEARHAKEALVAEAEELSQSDQWRAAGERLRALVDTWKGLPRLDRKSDDELWHRFSHARSAFSKRRKQHFAQLDAQREEARKTKERLVSEAEALSNSTDWGVTAARYRELMSEWKAAGRAQREHEDDLWNRFRGAQDVFFAARSSVFAERDAEQSENLKLKEELAEEAEKLLPITDLKAARAAFRNVNERWEAIGHVPRDARPKVEGRMHAVERAIQEAEEAEWRRTNPEARARAEGLTGQLQAAVDKLRGQIEQARAQGNNARADKLQRELDGRQALLDQALKGLQEFGG encoded by the coding sequence GTGAGCAGCGACCCGTGGGGCCGCGTCGACGAGACGGGGACCGTGTACGTGCGTACGGCCGACGGCGAGCAGGTCGTCGGTTCCTGGCAGGCAGGCTCCCCCGAGGAGGCGCTGGCCTATTTCGAGCGCAAGTACGAGGGCCTGGTTGTCGAGATCGGCCTCCTCGAGAAGCGAGTGAAGACCACCGACCTGTCGGCGAAGGACGCCCAGGCTGCCATCGACCACATCCGTGAGCAGGTCGACGCTCATCACGTGGTGGGCGACCTGGACGCCCTGCGGGTCCGGCTGGACAAGCTCGTGGAGCTGGTGGAGGCGCGCCGCGAGGAGCGCAAGGCGCAGCGCGCGAAGCAGTCCGACGAGGCACGCCACGCCAAGGAGGCGCTGGTCGCCGAGGCGGAGGAGCTGTCGCAGTCCGACCAGTGGCGGGCCGCCGGTGAGCGGCTGCGGGCCCTGGTGGACACCTGGAAGGGCCTGCCGCGCCTGGACCGCAAGTCCGACGACGAGCTGTGGCACCGGTTCTCGCACGCGCGGTCGGCGTTCTCCAAGCGGCGCAAGCAGCACTTCGCGCAGCTGGACGCGCAGCGCGAGGAGGCCCGCAAGACCAAGGAGCGGCTGGTCTCCGAGGCCGAGGCGCTGTCGAACTCGACGGACTGGGGCGTGACGGCGGCGCGCTACCGCGAGCTGATGTCCGAATGGAAGGCCGCCGGCCGTGCCCAGCGCGAGCACGAGGACGACCTGTGGAACCGCTTCCGCGGCGCCCAGGACGTCTTCTTCGCGGCCCGCAGCTCGGTCTTCGCGGAGCGGGACGCCGAGCAGTCGGAGAACCTCAAGCTCAAGGAGGAGCTGGCCGAGGAGGCCGAGAAGCTCCTGCCGATCACGGACCTGAAGGCGGCCCGCGCCGCGTTCCGGAACGTGAACGAGCGCTGGGAGGCCATCGGCCATGTGCCGCGCGACGCCCGGCCCAAGGTCGAGGGCCGGATGCACGCGGTCGAGCGGGCCATCCAGGAGGCCGAGGAGGCCGAGTGGCGCCGGACGAACCCGGAGGCACGCGCGCGTGCCGAGGGCCTGACCGGCCAGCTCCAGGCCGCCGTGGACAAGCTACGGGGCCAGATCGAGCAGGCCCGCGCGCAGGGCAACAACGCCAGGGCCGACAAGCTCCAGCGTGAGCTCGACGGCCGCCAGGCGCTGCTGGACCAGGCGCTGAAGGGTCTGCAGGAGTTCGGAGGCTGA